A portion of the Aphelocoma coerulescens isolate FSJ_1873_10779 chromosome 1, UR_Acoe_1.0, whole genome shotgun sequence genome contains these proteins:
- the LOC138119871 gene encoding maestro heat-like repeat-containing protein family member 6 encodes MEQRPLTVPKQALVKGEEEGPAAAPAQQPAEVQQFQQPQEDAAVDRTQEQGPARGRFRRTAQMICEFIRRIREEESSVTGTGVRAHPHTFKTKTSAALLDMLVEEGVSSPKRVPAMVRYIHQWLLSNEYPDSRLSRTLLALTEAYPTDVVMTILRVAPSCDRAATTMWKTLMCSVRTSKTVMPLLLDVLGSWPEHSTRTSDGDDTVVFALAATLVMWKILQVPYVPRVVTVYLPHLFVHLLFQVFFSTVQMPEKVENLWRACQEQHGLATDPNRFAVQTLKDLLCRLYYEDVVVAVEHKRGWDTLLCADTHHHAVGLLAREMSRASKFMPFRIVCHLFSLLSGEEPCQDLPALAFIVEVLSDPPFQHWLDWGRCSDSVLEIMSKNLRSECRERRRLALRGLVVLSEDPSMNKGMWSLSESLVERLQEDDSNMVGMTIVVLGYLFLHSGAPIPSPIALQLAEALLPLFDNDDSQVRLRSTCIFQEMMGLLTAEGKKALKSHVRQSLLPLSFHCHDEDGHVADASREALHCAASFLKRRDLERVLDVDQTWRFDEGLLAGDRSRAAEHLRRALPYLRSPQESLRQAAVGFIGIAGRHLRGQQEELQLLYEALEDASRDISPAVSSLARQTAYVLRALERAPRSIFQMLRDRLRRACRTRPRLSGRGWLQCWSSSST; translated from the exons ATGGAGCAGAGGCCCCTGACCGTGCCCAAGCAGGCCTTGGTGAAGGGTGAGGAAgaaggccctgcagctgccccagcacagcagcctgcagaggtgcagcagttccagcagccacaggagg ATGCAGCCGTGGACCGGACACAAGAGCAGGGCCCCGCCCGTGGCCGCTTCCGCAGAACAGCGCAG ATGATTTGCGAATTCATCAGGAGAATTCGGGAGGAAGAGAGCAGCGTCACGGGCACTGGGGTCAGAGCACACCCTCACACCTTCAAAACCAAGACCAGTGCCGCCCTGCTGGATATGCTTGTGGAGGAGGGCGTTTCCAGCCCAAAGAGA GTGCCCGCCATGGTGAGGTACATCCACCAGTGGCTCCTGTCCAATGAGTATCCTGACTCCAGACTGTCCAGGACCCTTCTGGCTCTGACTGAGGCCTACCCCACTGATGTGGTGATGACCATCCTGCGTGTGGCCCCATCATGTGACAG agctgccacGACCATGTGGAAGACGCTCATGTGCTCAGTCAGGACTTCAAAGACAGTCATGCCGCTACTCCTCGATGTGCTGGGGAGctggccagagcacagcacGCGCACCTCCGACGGGGACGACACAGTCGTCTTTGCCCTGGCT GCAACTCTGGTGATGTGGAAGATCCTCCAGGTGCCCTATGTGCCACGCGTAGTGACAGTCTATTTGCCCCACCTCTTTGTGCATCTGCTCTTCCAAGTGTTCTTCAGCACAGTGCAGATGCCAGAGAAGGTCGAGAACTTGTGGAGAGCATGCCAGGAGCAACATGGCCTTGCCACCGACCCCAACAG GTTTGCAGTGCAGACCCTGAAGGACCTGCTCTGCCGACTCTACTATGAGGACGTGGTGGTGGCCGTGGAACACAAGCGTGGCTGGGACACgctgctctgtgctgacacCCACCACCATGCAGTGGGTCTGCTGGCCAG ggagATGTCCCGGGCCTCCAAATTCATGCCTTTCCGGATCGTTTGCCACCTGTTCAGCCTGCTCAGCGGGGAGGAGCCATGCCAGGATCTGCCTGCCCTGGCCTTCATTGTGGAG GTCCTCTCAGATCCCCCTTTCCAGCATTGGCTGGACTGGGGTAGATGCAGTGACAGCGTTCTGGAGATCATGTCCAAGAACCTGCggagcgagtgcagggagagGCGTCGCCTGGCGCTCAGAGGCCTTGTGGTGCTCAGCGAGGATCCCTCGATG AACAAAGGAATGTGGAGCCTGAGCGAAAGCCTCGTGGAGCGCCTGCAGGAAGATGACAGCAACATGGTTGGGATGACCATCGTCGTCCTCGGCTATTTGTTCCTGCATAGTGGTGCCCCGATACCCAGCCCCATCGCCCTGCAGCTGGCTGAGGCGCTCCTGCCACTTTTTGACAAC GATGACAGCCAGGTGCGGCTGCGCTCCACATGCATCTTCCAAGAGATGATGGGCTTATTAAcggcagagggaaaaaaggccCTGAAGTCTCACGTGCGCCAGAGCCTGCTCCCACTCTCCTTCCACTGCCATGACGAGGACGGGCACGTGGCCGAT gcctcccGGGAAGCGCTGCATTGTGCGGCCAGCTTCCTGAAAAGGAGAGATCTCGAACGCGTGCTGGACGTGGATCAGACATGGAGGTTCGACGAGGGCCTG ctggcaggggacaggagcCGAGCGGCCGAGCACTTGCGGCGGGCCCTGCCGTACCTGCGGAGCCCACAGGAGTCCCTGCGACAGGCGGCCGTCGGGTTCATTG GCATCGCCGGGCGGCACCTGAGGGGCCAGCAGGAAGAGCTCCAGCTCCTCTACGAGG CCCTTGAAGACGCGTCCCGTGACATCAGCCCTGCCGTTTCCAGCCTGGCGCGTCAAACAGCCTACGTCCTCCGGGCACTGGAGAGAGCTCCGCGCTCCATCTTCCAGATGCTGCGAGATCGACTCCGCAGGGCATGCAGGACACGGCCTCGTCTGTCGGGCCGTGGCTGGCTGCAATGCTGGAGCTCCTCATCGACCTGA
- the LOC138119867 gene encoding maestro heat-like repeat-containing protein family member 6 has translation MEQRPLTVPKQALVKGEEEGPAAAPAQQPAEVQQFQQPQEDAAVDRTQEQGPARGRFRRTAQMICEFIRRIREEESSVTGTGVRAHPHTFKTKTSAALLDMLVEEGVSSPKRVPAMVRYIHQWLLSNEYPDSRLSRTLLALTEAYPTDVVMTILRVAPSCDRAATTMWKTLMCSVRTSKTVMPLLLDVLGSWPEHSTRTSDGDDTVVFALAATLVMWKILQVPCVPRVVTVYLPHLFVHLLFQVFFSTVQMPEKVENLWRACQEQHGLATDPNRFAVQTLKDLLCRLYYEDVVVAVEHKRGWDTLLCADTHHHAVGLLAREMSRASKFMPFRIVCHLFSLLSGEEPCQDLPALAFIVEVLSDPPFQHWLDWGRCSDSVLEIMSKNLRSECRERRRLALRGLVVLSEDPSMNKGMWSLSESLVERLQEDDSNMVGMTIVVLGYLFLHSGAPIPSPIALQLAEALLPLFDNDDSQVRLRSTCIFQEMMGLLTAEGKKALKSHVRQSLLPLSFHCHDEDGHVADASREALHCAASFLKRRDLERVLDVDQTWRFDEGLLAGDRSRAAEHLRRALPYLRSPQESLRQAAVGFIGIAGRHLRGQQEELQLLYEALEDASRDISPAVSSLARQTAYVLRALERAPRSIFQMLRDRLRRACRTRPRLSGRGWLQCWSSSST, from the exons ATGGAGCAGAGGCCCCTGACCGTGCCCAAGCAGGCCTTGGTGAAGGGTGAGGAAgaaggccctgcagctgccccagcacagcagcctgcagaggtgcagcagttccagcagccacaggagg ATGCAGCCGTGGACCGGACACAAGAGCAGGGCCCCGCCCGTGGCCGCTTCCGCAGAACAGCGCAG ATGATTTGCGAATTCATCAGGAGAATTCGGGAGGAAGAGAGCAGCGTCACAGGCACTGGGGTCAGAGCACACCCTCACACCTTCAAAACCAAGACCAGTGCCGCCCTGCTGGATATGCTTGTGGAGGAGGGCGTTTCCAGCCCAAAGAGA GTGCCCGCCATGGTGAGGTACATCCACCAGTGGCTCCTGTCCAATGAGTATCCTGACTCCAGACTGTCCAGGACCCTTCTGGCTCTGACTGAGGCCTACCCCACTGATGTGGTGATGACCATCCTGCGTGTGGCCCCATCATGTGACAG agctgccacGACCATGTGGAAGACGCTCATGTGCTCAGTCAGGACTTCAAAGACAGTCATGCCGCTACTCCTCGATGTGCTGGGGAGctggccagagcacagcacGCGCACCTCCGACGGGGATGACACAGTCGTCTTTGCCCTGGCT GCAACTCTGGTGATGTGGAAGATCCTCCAGGTGCCCTGTGTGCCACGCGTAGTGACAGTCTATTTGCCCCACCTCTTTGTGCATCTGCTCTTCCAAGTGTTCTTCAGCACAGTGCAGATGCCAGAGAAGGTCGAGAACTTGTGGAGAGCATGCCAGGAGCAACATGGCCTTGCCACCGACCCCAACAG GTTTGCAGTGCAGACCCTGAAGGACCTGCTCTGCCGACTCTACTATGAGGACGTGGTGGTGGCCGTGGAACACAAGCGTGGCTGGGACACgctgctctgtgctgacacCCACCACCACGCAGTGGGTCTGCTGGCCAG ggagATGTCCCGGGCCTCCAAATTCATGCCTTTCCGGATCGTTTGCCACCTGTTCAGCCTGCTCAGCGGGGAGGAGCCATGCCAGGATCTGCCTGCCCTGGCCTTCATTGTGGAG GTCCTCTCAGATCCCCCTTTCCAGCATTGGCTGGACTGGGGTAGATGCAGTGACAGCGTTCTGGAGATCATGTCCAAGAACCTGCggagcgagtgcagggagagGCGTCGCCTGGCGCTCAGAGGCCTTGTGGTGCTCAGCGAGGATCCCTCGATG AACAAAGGAATGTGGAGCCTGAGCGAAAGCCTCGTGGAGCGCCTGCAGGAAGATGACAGCAACATGGTTGGGATGACCATCGTCGTCCTCGGCTATTTGTTCCTGCATAGTGGTGCCCCGATACCCAGCCCCATCGCCCTGCAGCTGGCTGAGGCGCTCCTGCCACTCTTTGACAAT GATGACAGCCAGGTGCGGCTGCGCTCCACATGCATCTTCCAAGAGATGATGGGCTTATTAAcggcagagggaaaaaaggccCTGAAGTCTCACGTGCGCCAGAGCCTGCTCCCACTCTCCTTCCACTGCCATGACGAGGACGGGCACGTGGCCGAT gcctcccGGGAAGCGCTGCATTGTGCGGCCAGCTTCCTGAAAAGGAGAGATCTCGAACGCGTGCTGGACGTGGATCAGACATGGAGGTTCGACGAGGGCCTG ctggcaggggacaggagcCGAGCGGCCGAGCACTTGCGGCGGGCCCTGCCGTACCTGCGGAGCCCACAGGAGTCCCTGCGACAGGCGGCCGTCGGGTTCATTG GCATCGCCGGGCGGCACCTGAGGGGCCAGCAGGAAGAGCTCCAGCTCCTCTACGAGG CCCTTGAAGACGCGTCCCGTGACATCAGCCCTGCCGTTTCCAGCCTGGCGCGTCAAACAGCCTACGTCCTCCGGGCACTGGAGAGAGCTCCGCGCTCCATCTTCCAGATGCTGCGAGATCGACTCCGCAGGGCATGCAGGACACGGCCTCGTCTGTCGGGCCGTGGCTGGCTGCAATGCTGGAGCTCCTCATCGACCTGA